The following is a genomic window from Actinomadura sp. WMMB 499.
GCCCAGTCGCCGAGCCCGACCCGTTCGACGATCTCCATGGACGCGTCGCGGAGGCGGCGGGCCGGGAGGCGCTCGTGCTGGGCGGCCAGGGCCACGTTCTCCTGGACGGTCATGCTCGCGAAGGGCCGCATGAGCTGGAACGTCCGGACCATGCCCGCGCGGGCGATGCGGTGCGGCTTCGCGCCGGTGATGTCCCTGCCGCCGAACGTGACGCTGCCGGTGTCGGGCGCGAGGTCGCCGCACACGACGTTGAACAGGGTGGTCTTGCCCGCGCCGTTCGGGCCGATGATCCCGAGGATCTCGCCCTGGTCGACGCGGAAGTCCACGTCCGACAGGGCGCGCAGGCCGCGGAACCCCTTACCGACGCCGGTCACTTCGAGGATGCTCATCGTCTCCTCCACCTCGACTGCAGCGTGCCGACGATCCCCTTGGGCAGCAGCCGGACGATCAGGATCAGCAAGATCGCGTACAGCGCGACGTCGAGGCCGCTGCGGCCCTGCAGGAAGCTCAGGAACTCCGGCGGGGTGCGCAGGAGCGTCGCGGTGACGTCCGACAGCGAGCCGACGATCACCGCGCCGACGACCGGGCCCCAGATCGTCCCGATGCCGCCGATCACCACGGTCGCGATCGCCTGGACCGACACCGACGAGCCGAACGCCAGCTCCGGGTTCACGAACAGGTAGTACTGCGTGTAGAACGCCCCGGCGACCGCGGTGATCGCGGCGGACAGCCCGACGGTGATCAGCTTGTACCGCATCACCGGGGTGCCGAGGGACGCGGCGGCCGTCTCGTCGTCGCGGATCGCGGTGACGTACCGTCCGGTCCGCGAGTGCAGGAACAGGATGCTGGCCAGGGCGGCGAGCCCGGCGAGGGCGAGCGCGACCCAGAAGTAGGCGGGCGAGTCGGCCGGGAACTGGATCTTCCACAGCGACGAGCCCTCGATCAGCGGGACCGTGAACCCGACCGCCTTGTTCGTGAACTCGGTCGTGGTGACGATCAGCCGCAGCATCTCGGCGAACGCGAACGTCGCGAGCGCGAAGTAGGCGCCCTGCAGCTTGTACCGGAACGCGAAGTACCCGATGACCACGGCGGCGAGCGCCGCGACGGCCATCCCGGCGAGCATCCCGATCCACGGCGACACGCCGTGGTTCACCAGCAGGTAGGCGCTGGTGTAGGCACCGAGGCCGAAGAACGCGGCGTGCCCGAAGCTGAACATCCCGCCGAAGCCGCTCATGGTGTTCCAGCCGATCGCCATGATCGCGAAGATCAGGATGCGGACGGCGACGGCGCCCTGCGCGGACGGCAGCAGCAGCGGCAGCGGGATCGCGACCAGCAGCAGCACCCCCAGAATGATCAGCTGCCGGTTCTGCGGCCGCAGCGGCGGCGCCTTGGCGGACCGGGAGGCGGTCGCGTCGCGCCCGCCGGTGATCGTGATGCCGGTCATGCGCGCCTCCCGAACAGGCCCTGGGGCCGCAGGAACAGCACGATCAGGAAGACGACGAACACGCCGAGCAGCGAGCTCTGGCCATCCATGTAGATCGTGGTGAGCTGCTCGACGAGCCCGATGAGCAGGCCGCCGACGAGCGCGCCCGCCACGTTGCCCATCCCGCCGAGGACGACCACCACGAACGCGGTGATGTTGAACTGCTCGCCGAGCGTCGGCGTCACGGTCACCAGCGGCGCGGCCAGGACGGCGGCGGCGCCGGCGCAGGCCGTGCCGATCGCGAACGTGAGGGTGTGGACCCGCCGGACGTTCACGCCGACGAGCTCGGCGCCCTGCCCGTTCGCGGCGACCGCGCGGATCGCCGTCCCGAACCGGGTGCGGCGCAGCAGCCAGAACAGCACGGCGCCGATGAGCAGCGCGCCGAGGAAGGCGTACAGCCGGCCGCCGGCGACGACCGCGCCGAACAGCGAGAACTGGAAGTCGCCGGGCAGCGAGACGTTCTTGGGCTCGGCGCCGAAGAACATCAGCAGCCCGTTCTCCAGCAGCAGCGACAGCCCGAGGGTGATCAGCAGCTGGTTCTCCAGCGACGCGCCGCCCGTCCCGGACAGCAGCCCGCGGTGCACGGCGGCGCCGATGAGGAACAGCGCCGGCACCGCCACCAGCAGCGTGAGATAGGGGTGGAGGCCGGTGCCCTGGACGACGCCGAACGCGATGAACATCGCGATGGCCAGCAGGGCGCCGTGCGCGAAGTTGACGATGTCGAGCACGCCGAAGATCAGCGTGAGGCCCATCGCGATGAGCCCGTACAGCCCGCCCATCAGCAGGCCGGTGACCACCGACTGCCAGACGACCAGGCCGCTTCCCGACTTGAGCAGCGCGACCGCGATCGCGATCACCGCCAGGCCGCCGACGACGCCCGCGCGCCGCAGCAGGGCGCCGGTGCCGTCCGGCGCGGCCAGGAGCCGCCGGGCCGGGGACGATTCGGGGGTTGCGGGGTCCAGCGTCGCCGCCCCGCCGTTCTTGGTATCGCTCATGACCGCCACGTCACCGAGTAGTTGGGCTCGGCCTCGGCCTTATCCTCCGGATAGACCTGCACGACCTTGCCGTCCTGTACCTGCATGAGAACCGGGAGGGCGTTCTCGTTGTCTCCGTTGGGGGCGAAGGAGATCGGGCCGGAGCCGACCGTCAGGGGCTCGACCTCGGCGCCCGCGATGCCGTCGCGGACCTCCAGCGGGTCGGTGCTGCCCGCGCGTTCCACGCCCGCCGCGATCGTCTGCACCGCGTCGTAGGCGAGGACCGCGCCCGTGCGCATGGGGGCGCCGTAGCGCCGCTGGTACTCGGCGCGCAGCTCCCGCGTCTGCGGGTCCTGGGCGTCGAAGTGGTAGTTGGTGCTGAAGTACCGCTCACCGAGGGCACCGGTGTCGGCGACGAACTTGGGCTGGTCGAACGCGCCGTTGGAGACGCCCCAGACGGCGTTCAGGCCGGGCTTGACCGCGTTGATCGCCTTCGCGGCGAGCAGCCCGTCGCGGTAGTACCCGGCGATCGCCAGGACGTCCGCGCCGGACGCCTTGACCTGCGTGATCTGCGCGGTGAGGTCGGAGACGGTCGCCGCGTCATAGCTGATCACCGGATCGACCTTGATCCCGAGGTCGCCCGCGGCCGCGGCGAACGCCTCGGCGGCGCCGCTGCCGAAGTCGCTCTGCTCGTGCAGGAACGCGACCTGCTTCACCGGCTCGCCGGCCTCCTCCGAAACCGCCTTCAGGTACTTCGCGGCGGCGGCGGAGATGACCTCGCTGCCGGGCTGTACGCGGAACGAGTAGTCGTACCCGTGCGCGAAGATCTCGTCCGACGCGGTGACGTCCATGACGAACGGCACCTCGTTGCGTTCCGTGACGACCGCGACGTTCGTGCTGACGGCGCTCTGGTAGGTGCCGACGATCCCGACCGCCCCCTCGGAGATCAGCCGCTGGGCCTCGCTCTGGCCGACCTCGGCCTTGCCCTGCGTGTCCCCGGTGACCAGTTCGACCTTCCGGCCGCCGAGGGCCTTGATGCCCCCGGCGGCGTTGATCGCCTCCACCGCCATCCGCGCGCCGCGCCGCATCTGCTGGCCGTCCACCGCGAGGCCGCCGCTGACCGGATGCAGTGCGCCGATCTTGACGGGCCCCGTGTCGCGTCCGCCGGCCGCGCCGGCGGCGCCGGAGGGCGCCGAGCCGCCGCAGCCCGCGGCGGCCAGCAGGACCGCGCAGGCGCCGAGCCCGGCGACGAGCTTTCGAGCCGACATTCACCTCTCCCGCCCAACGTGTCCGGCGCGGTCGCTCCATGGTTCGATCTTGTGTTCCGCTTGGAGAAACGCCGGACAACCGATGCGCCATCGTGGCACCCGTCACGTCACCGGGTCAATATCTAGGTGAAACTTGACTGAACTCGATGACCGGTGCCAACTTGTGGGCATCGGCACCGCACAGCAATCCGGATCCA
Proteins encoded in this region:
- a CDS encoding ABC transporter ATP-binding protein translates to MSILEVTGVGKGFRGLRALSDVDFRVDQGEILGIIGPNGAGKTTLFNVVCGDLAPDTGSVTFGGRDITGAKPHRIARAGMVRTFQLMRPFASMTVQENVALAAQHERLPARRLRDASMEIVERVGLGDWAYRPATELPTAGLKRLELARALAMKPRVLLLDEVLAGLVPSEREPVLDLLADLREQDGTTLLFIEHIMAAVMRLSDRVLVLDQGTVLAAGSAEEVTSDPRVIEAYLGEEPGDAEA
- a CDS encoding branched-chain amino acid ABC transporter permease, translating into MTGITITGGRDATASRSAKAPPLRPQNRQLIILGVLLLVAIPLPLLLPSAQGAVAVRILIFAIMAIGWNTMSGFGGMFSFGHAAFFGLGAYTSAYLLVNHGVSPWIGMLAGMAVAALAAVVIGYFAFRYKLQGAYFALATFAFAEMLRLIVTTTEFTNKAVGFTVPLIEGSSLWKIQFPADSPAYFWVALALAGLAALASILFLHSRTGRYVTAIRDDETAAASLGTPVMRYKLITVGLSAAITAVAGAFYTQYYLFVNPELAFGSSVSVQAIATVVIGGIGTIWGPVVGAVIVGSLSDVTATLLRTPPEFLSFLQGRSGLDVALYAILLILIVRLLPKGIVGTLQSRWRRR
- a CDS encoding branched-chain amino acid ABC transporter permease, with product MSDTKNGGAATLDPATPESSPARRLLAAPDGTGALLRRAGVVGGLAVIAIAVALLKSGSGLVVWQSVVTGLLMGGLYGLIAMGLTLIFGVLDIVNFAHGALLAIAMFIAFGVVQGTGLHPYLTLLVAVPALFLIGAAVHRGLLSGTGGASLENQLLITLGLSLLLENGLLMFFGAEPKNVSLPGDFQFSLFGAVVAGGRLYAFLGALLIGAVLFWLLRRTRFGTAIRAVAANGQGAELVGVNVRRVHTLTFAIGTACAGAAAVLAAPLVTVTPTLGEQFNITAFVVVVLGGMGNVAGALVGGLLIGLVEQLTTIYMDGQSSLLGVFVVFLIVLFLRPQGLFGRRA
- a CDS encoding ABC transporter substrate-binding protein, yielding MSARKLVAGLGACAVLLAAAGCGGSAPSGAAGAAGGRDTGPVKIGALHPVSGGLAVDGQQMRRGARMAVEAINAAGGIKALGGRKVELVTGDTQGKAEVGQSEAQRLISEGAVGIVGTYQSAVSTNVAVVTERNEVPFVMDVTASDEIFAHGYDYSFRVQPGSEVISAAAAKYLKAVSEEAGEPVKQVAFLHEQSDFGSGAAEAFAAAAGDLGIKVDPVISYDAATVSDLTAQITQVKASGADVLAIAGYYRDGLLAAKAINAVKPGLNAVWGVSNGAFDQPKFVADTGALGERYFSTNYHFDAQDPQTRELRAEYQRRYGAPMRTGAVLAYDAVQTIAAGVERAGSTDPLEVRDGIAGAEVEPLTVGSGPISFAPNGDNENALPVLMQVQDGKVVQVYPEDKAEAEPNYSVTWRS